The proteins below come from a single Erysipelothrix piscisicarius genomic window:
- a CDS encoding LCP family protein, protein MGKSKKQQTKTKQRRPSFIHRPIFGLLLTVVVNIIYIALLFVIGRYVNLHSKYFMLGITIIVLLVLILNLFFLLGYAKRIRFFRKAVAVFGMFMLIVGSVGSYYTFKTNAIANQMINESGQENKEFSVISFKEGAKKEDLDHSTLGYVETTQEFEDAVKKNVAKESRTIEYVKFKSYDDLLIASLNDKIQFAVVPKNFSSLSKRLETEERNPIEFSKAMFSFSIKSKETVNDKDVLKEPFTMLMIGVNEELADSIILTSFNPETLKITMTSIPRDSYLPIACQNNYPDKITHARAFSRQCLIDSVQDFMGVNIDFYFETDFYALVKIVDTLGGLELESPIAFGGSLPKEENPSEFHEIWIPAGKQKMDGKQVITFARERYAFTGGDYVRQMNQQYVIKELANQILSTRNVNTLVNVLDAAKDNLQMNISINDITSLMGYALQNIEKSPVSPYNTFRIVSTQLQGEGEIIDDGYSGKYVSHPYMRDVQVARDVISDNLKHDADHLDVKTFSFKQSKPYRSALFNPSQNEEGLYYPGDVVPKRLEDTDKDKETERSNVVPDLTSMSRSEIKRWAQNNGVTVVFNEIDQNSDSYQDYYSDGQIIYQSVEPGDYHQKQTYIELTIVVKSEVEEPKGVTIPDFIGDTVADAIAWANGNGFTIEAIPSGDTTAIIESQSIRPGLYQGEHRNIVVSVRIESEKPENQNSNE, encoded by the coding sequence ATGGGCAAGTCAAAGAAGCAGCAAACTAAAACAAAACAACGTAGACCCTCATTCATTCATCGACCAATATTTGGATTGCTTCTAACAGTAGTCGTGAATATAATCTATATTGCATTATTATTTGTCATTGGACGATACGTTAATTTACACAGCAAGTACTTTATGCTCGGAATCACAATTATCGTATTGCTTGTTTTAATTCTTAATTTATTTTTCCTTTTAGGGTATGCGAAACGAATTCGTTTTTTCCGAAAAGCAGTTGCAGTATTTGGAATGTTTATGTTGATTGTTGGATCGGTAGGGTCCTATTACACATTTAAAACCAATGCAATCGCGAATCAAATGATTAATGAATCCGGGCAGGAAAATAAAGAGTTTTCAGTAATTAGTTTTAAGGAAGGTGCGAAAAAAGAAGATCTTGATCACAGCACGCTGGGTTATGTTGAAACAACGCAAGAATTTGAAGATGCGGTAAAGAAAAATGTCGCTAAAGAATCAAGAACAATTGAGTATGTCAAGTTTAAATCCTATGACGATCTTCTTATAGCGAGTTTAAATGATAAAATTCAATTCGCAGTGGTACCGAAAAACTTTAGTTCGCTTTCAAAACGACTTGAAACGGAAGAACGAAATCCAATTGAGTTTTCAAAAGCAATGTTCTCGTTCAGTATAAAAAGCAAAGAAACGGTGAATGATAAAGATGTGTTAAAGGAACCCTTTACGATGTTAATGATTGGGGTTAATGAAGAACTCGCTGATTCCATCATCCTAACCTCTTTTAATCCTGAAACACTTAAAATCACCATGACAAGCATTCCACGTGATTCTTATCTACCGATTGCTTGTCAGAATAATTATCCCGATAAAATTACTCATGCACGTGCATTTAGCCGTCAATGTCTCATTGATTCGGTTCAAGATTTTATGGGCGTGAATATTGATTTCTACTTTGAAACAGATTTCTATGCGCTTGTGAAAATAGTTGACACATTAGGCGGACTTGAACTAGAGTCACCGATTGCATTTGGGGGATCATTGCCTAAAGAAGAAAATCCATCAGAATTCCATGAAATTTGGATTCCAGCTGGAAAACAAAAAATGGATGGAAAGCAAGTGATTACCTTTGCTCGTGAACGTTATGCCTTTACCGGTGGTGATTATGTTCGTCAAATGAATCAACAATATGTTATTAAAGAACTCGCAAATCAAATTTTAAGTACACGTAATGTGAATACACTTGTGAATGTATTGGATGCCGCAAAGGATAATCTTCAAATGAATATATCCATAAACGATATTACATCGCTTATGGGATACGCATTACAAAATATCGAGAAATCACCGGTATCTCCGTATAATACCTTTAGAATTGTATCGACCCAACTTCAAGGTGAAGGGGAAATTATTGATGATGGCTACAGTGGAAAATATGTTTCCCATCCATATATGCGCGATGTCCAAGTAGCGCGTGATGTCATTAGCGATAACTTGAAACACGACGCGGATCATCTAGATGTTAAGACATTTAGTTTCAAACAATCAAAACCGTATCGTTCAGCGCTTTTTAATCCAAGTCAAAATGAGGAAGGGCTCTACTATCCAGGTGATGTCGTACCGAAACGTCTTGAAGATACAGACAAAGATAAAGAAACAGAGCGTTCAAATGTTGTACCTGATCTAACATCAATGTCACGCAGTGAGATTAAACGTTGGGCTCAAAATAATGGCGTGACGGTCGTTTTCAATGAGATTGATCAAAATTCAGATTCTTATCAAGACTACTACAGTGATGGACAAATAATTTATCAAAGTGTAGAACCTGGAGATTATCACCAAAAACAAACATATATTGAACTTACAATAGTCGTGAAATCAGAGGTTGAAGAACCCAAAGGTGTTACAATTCCTGATTTTATTGGAGATACGGTAGCCGATGCAATCGCATGGGCGAATGGAAATGGATTTACCATTGAAGCCATTCCATCCGGGGACACCACTGCGATCATCGAGTCGCAAAGTATTCGTCCAGGTCTTTACCAAGGCGAACATCGCAATATCGTTGTATCGGTTCGAATAGAATCGGAGAAACCCGAAAATCAGAATTCCAATGAATAA
- a CDS encoding diacylglycerol/lipid kinase family protein encodes MKHVFIINPTSGVGRYRDVEAWIDNNFKDKEDNYELRYTEYPDHAQKIAEEYHGNDVVIYSVGGDGTAHEILNGLDLDVQLAIIPVGTGNDFWRMINYNHPLEKILEDTINGSVQHIDIGEANGHRFLNCMNMGVDSEVNRDVNAVRKTWFPRKLIYIYYAIYELIRKKPIQCIVEADGTQSEHNALLISVMNGRCYGNGFQSAPKAIINDGALDVSIVEDVPARRLPKLLPMYYKGEHLDLDVVTSFRAKEIKIQCNQTVALGCDGEVFEYSTVHARVLDGKLKLRVPNAL; translated from the coding sequence ATGAAACACGTATTTATCATTAATCCAACTTCAGGCGTAGGACGTTATCGTGACGTCGAAGCATGGATAGACAATAACTTTAAAGACAAAGAAGACAACTATGAATTGCGTTATACAGAATATCCAGATCACGCACAAAAAATTGCGGAAGAATATCATGGGAATGATGTCGTTATTTACTCTGTAGGTGGCGATGGGACCGCACATGAAATTCTTAACGGTTTAGATTTAGACGTACAATTAGCAATTATACCTGTAGGTACCGGTAATGATTTTTGGCGGATGATCAACTATAACCATCCCCTTGAGAAAATACTTGAAGATACCATTAACGGGTCTGTACAACACATTGACATTGGCGAAGCCAACGGTCACCGCTTTTTAAATTGTATGAATATGGGTGTGGATTCAGAAGTTAATCGTGATGTAAATGCAGTGCGTAAAACATGGTTTCCTCGCAAATTGATTTATATCTATTATGCAATCTACGAACTTATTCGTAAAAAGCCCATCCAATGTATAGTTGAAGCGGATGGTACCCAAAGCGAACACAATGCCCTTCTCATTTCGGTTATGAATGGTCGTTGTTATGGAAATGGATTTCAAAGCGCACCTAAAGCCATTATTAATGATGGTGCACTCGATGTCTCTATCGTAGAAGATGTACCAGCAAGACGTCTTCCTAAATTGCTGCCAATGTATTATAAGGGAGAGCATTTGGATCTTGACGTCGTGACAAGCTTTAGAGCGAAAGAAATTAAGATACAATGCAATCAAACTGTAGCTTTAGGATGTGATGGTGAAGTCTTTGAATATTCAACCGTCCATGCACGTGTTCTAGATGGAAAACTTAAGTTACGTGTTCCAAATGCTCTGTGA
- the trxA gene encoding thioredoxin — translation MKNITKNDFNEAVKDGVVLIDFYANWCGPCKMIAPILTELSTTMADEATILKVNVDEEGELAQRFDVMSIPTLILFKDGKPVGRKTGFLPKPELEKFIRSAQ, via the coding sequence ATGAAAAATATAACAAAAAATGATTTTAATGAAGCCGTTAAAGATGGCGTAGTACTTATTGATTTTTATGCTAACTGGTGTGGACCATGTAAGATGATCGCTCCAATCTTGACAGAACTTTCAACAACAATGGCAGATGAAGCAACAATCTTAAAAGTTAATGTGGATGAAGAAGGCGAACTAGCACAACGTTTCGACGTTATGTCAATTCCTACTTTAATTCTCTTTAAAGATGGAAAACCTGTTGGACGCAAGACAGGATTTTTACCAAAACCTGAGCTTGAAAAATTTATTCGTTCAGCACAATAA
- a CDS encoding helix-turn-helix domain-containing protein — MEIGKRLKQLRTKNGLTLEELASRSELTKGFLSQLENDLTSPSIATLNDIVEALGTNLSVFFKEESAEQVVFTADDYFIDERDDSTIHWIVPNAQKNEMEPILLELEPGGESNEILPHEGEEFGYVLQGKVSLRYGDETITISKGQTFYIKGNRNHVLVNEHQQRARVIWVCTPPVF; from the coding sequence ATGGAAATTGGAAAACGACTCAAACAGTTGCGCACAAAAAATGGTCTGACCTTAGAGGAACTCGCAAGCCGTAGTGAATTAACCAAAGGGTTTTTATCACAACTTGAAAATGACTTAACGTCCCCATCCATTGCAACACTTAACGATATCGTGGAGGCGCTGGGCACGAATTTGTCAGTCTTCTTTAAAGAAGAGTCTGCTGAGCAAGTTGTATTTACTGCAGATGATTATTTTATTGATGAACGCGATGATTCGACAATCCATTGGATTGTACCCAATGCGCAAAAAAACGAGATGGAACCCATCCTTTTAGAACTCGAGCCAGGTGGTGAATCCAATGAAATCTTACCGCATGAAGGGGAAGAATTTGGATATGTACTCCAAGGTAAGGTATCATTAAGGTATGGAGATGAAACAATAACGATTTCAAAAGGACAAACTTTTTACATAAAAGGAAATCGTAATCACGTCTTGGTTAATGAACATCAACAACGAGCACGTGTGATATGGGTGTGTACACCCCCTGTATTTTAA